The genomic region GTTTTTGATAGCCGATATTAACTATGGCAGATGGTGGAAAGCGACCTGTGCTGATTGCATGAAGAGAGGAAAAATGTGTAGCCACCTTTACACAACCAATAACacttagaaaaaatataaaaaattagtttaaaataataaatataccattaatttagatattttaatatatgttacttttattttatttgattagaaTCTCTTTATTTGTGTTTACACAATGTTGCTGTGTCCGTATCGCGTCCAATATCCTTGTCAGAGCCCATGCTTCATAAACCACAAAGCAGccttaaaagtaaaattaaacaaatgtaAATACTTGTCGAGTTTAGTTCCCTTTTTCTCTACTCAAAATCTTGGTACATGGCTgtggtttttgttttatttttccaaatcatAAAGTAGAACACCTAAAACagaatttgaaaaagaaaaaaaaagtgaacaatttaattaattaatacctGCATTTTCAAGGTCTGGAACAGCAACTACATTTTTACCAAGCTTGATTCCAGGGAGATACTTGACATTTTCCTGCCAACAAGAAcagtaaattatttaatattgattgaataaaaaaatattgcatacagaatgaaaatgaaatgcaTGGCTAGCCCTTACATTGGTCTTGCTGATAACATCTGTGAGCTTCTCCCCACTTGGTAATTTTTCCTCGAATACCCACATCCTCACTTCATCTGATTACATCGGagaattcattaaataaaatgggAAAAGTAACATTCAAATGGGAATTCTATTTGCTTATATGGGGGAGGTTTAAAGCACTTATGATTCCAAAAAAAAGAATtgcgttatatatatatatatatatatgacacatGCAACAGGCTGAAGAAATACTTCAAACAAGAGATTTGAATCTATCTACTGATTGAAGTTTCCAATTTTGAGAATGTATTAAATGATCCATTTGTTTTAATCCCTTATATGGAGCAATTGCTTCCAGATTTTGTTTGTTGTAAAACTACCTCGTCTAGGATCAATATTAGTATACACAGTTATTTTTAATTCCCCCACCTCCCACTTTggttttatcttattttgtgaGTTGGAGAGAACACATCAGGGTAATTTACACCATTTCGTTTGTAATGGGATGTTAATTACCATGTGCAATTAACCAAGCATAGACACTCAACACAACTAGGACATGATCATTTTTATAGAATTAATGTCTAAAATATTGGACTCAgaccatatacatatataaaaaagaaactctaATGAAATTAAACGAGtaacataacaaaaacaaaatatcgaTATGTTTacctttttaaatcaattttctatatttttctaCAATGACAAGCCTTAAAAAGGCAAGAgacattatttttgttaatattgtatactttttttttaaactgaCTTTTCCAAAAGTTATAAAGTGAATaatctttttaataatattaacttgTGTTCATATGTAGGTGTTAGTTCAGGAGTCCAAACTATGTTAAAAATAGAGTTAAATATTCAAGTTAACCAAAAGTAATTAGACATCTAATTAAAAGTGTTAAATAAGTATTGAAGAGTGTTGAAAacatatttgaacaaaaggaaTGTTAATGCTTTATAACAATTAACTCAATGTCCTCATTGTAAACTAGTCATGTAAGATAATATttacaagttattttttttgttgttctcTCATTACATCGATATATTACGACTAacattattattcaataattttccattagagaatttattttaaaatgtattgttGGATTGAAAGTTATTATTacatagattatatatataaaattttacatcaaTGTGTACTATGATTAGTATCATGTGtgcttttctttaaaaaaaacatcacgTGTAATATATGGAAActaattgattatattattattgtttaatttttacaaaatattaagaTAATGATTTAAAAACTTATAATCCAATGGTTaatgtacccaaaaaaaatcCAATGTTTAGATTGACAAAAATACATTCTATTTAAAGTTATTAATGATGTAAGAGTACTAAAGTCTTGCATAAGTATAAGTCTAAGTTAATTCCTCCTAAATTTAGGATTGTATATTTACTTAAACATTATAAATTAACTTGATATAGACAGCACATTACTCAAACATCCtagttttaagaaataaatttaaagattgCAAGAGAAAGACATTAAAAGTAGAAAAATacattatatatcttttttaaaaaatgttatatgtgAGTTTGGTTTGGTGGTATTTAAAGTGTATTATTTAGATTTAgattcttagttttttttttcagagaaAGATTTAGATTCGGTATACTTgcatttgaattttgtatttCTAACTCTTGTTTTTCTCTGTTTTCACTGTATTTAGAtttgtctttctttttattcattaaataacttttaagtATCTatgaaatatgatattttagttttgatatctaacctttttttattttggtagttcacattttgttatttttttttaaaaaaatatctattgctgaatcaataattttttaaatgatttgaaTTTAATGACATGACATTTTGTTAGTCATACCAGTTAAAAATTTCCAAAGAACAAGtagttatttcaaaaataagaatttGTCAAAcataccaaaataaataaataaaataaagcttagatatcaaaatcaaaatactcCTACTTTATAGGTATCATAAAGTTATTTAAGCCATAAATAAATCCTTAAATTGGTTATTCAAATACTATCGTATCATCATATTAgtccaccattttttttttattaaattagtctTTAAAGTTTAAGAATTGATCACAACATTGATCCTTAGctaaaactaaaataagaaatgaaaatacaaatataagaatttctttgtatcttttgataaaatatttttgacaaatttttcaaaagattaatgTGCTAACATGCTAGTAGCATTTGTCACATAAAGTGGGAGAGTGCAACAGAGGTAAATAGGCCATACCATATGAATGAAAAGTGAATCTCACTATGACACCAAACCCTTTTCTTCAATGCTAAATAGTATTCATATCTGATATAAGCCATACTACACAACATGATGaccaatataaaaaagaaaaagaaccccATAAAACCAACCCATGCATGAATATAATTTCACTATAAGAAGAATTATTATCCACTCCTTATTCTGTCCAGCCTGTCAACACTCTTCCTTGCTTTTTCTAATTGATGGTCAATGCTTTTCCGGGACTTCTCATGACAATCCACACTTCTCCTAGACCTTTCCTTGTGATCAAAAGTCATTCTCAATTTCTCTAACATATCAGAATTATTAGACAAGTTTTTCAGCTTTTCTGGCTTGTCTGTGCTCTTCCTTGGCTTTTCTCTACGATCAGTGCTCTTTCTACTTACTTCAAAAATATCTGTACTCTTTCGAGGCTGCTCAAACTGGTCTGTGCTCCGCCGGAAACTGTATCGTTGCGATGGAGACTTCTCAACTGTTGTTATGAACTTCTTCAGATGCCTGATGTACTCAGGAAAGAGCTCCAAATCACAATGGTTTCCTCCTTTGAGCCACAGTGGTTCGTACTTCTCTTTACACAGTTCCCAGAGTTGCTTGCCATGGGAGCAATCTACAACTTCATCTGAAGTACCCTACACAATGACTATGTATTTATTTGGAGGATTTGCAACaatattgtaaaattttaaaaagatatgtCACTATGTATTTATTTGGACTAATTATGCATTGTAGTTTGAACTTCAAATGCTGTTAGCTACCACTCTAATTGCGATTGCATGGCAGCACATTCCAAAATCTTACACTGGAATTATTCTATTGACCTCAGCTAATTCATTTAGGTTGAAGAACATAGCAGACAAGCATATGACAAATATGAAATGGTCTGAAGGTGAAAAGTATGAAGGTATTCTTCCTTTACATTCGGAATTATGAAATGGTCTGAAATAtggcaaatatttttaatcatgagAATTGAGAAATCATATACAAGAAGGTTCCTAAAAGGATGACAGCCTGCATGACAAGCATTGACAAGTTTCACTAATATCTGATGGAGCATCCTTTTAAACCATAGAGAAGTTGATATGCATAGCAAGCAAGGTCCAAAGAAGAGTACAAAACCATTGGCATTTTGACTGCAATCTTGCTTTCAAATATACAGTtatatttttcagaaaacaaaatagtGGCTCAATGCATGAGCCAACCACCATGATTTTTTAGGCACAACCTATGAATTGTAATGCTGTATCAGCAACAAGAACCAGGGACAAGTAGGTCGCAAGGCAGCAACCATAGCTGATGTAGGGTTGCATTGTTAGCTTATGTTATTTCAATTAGGTTTTAATTCTgtaagattttaatttgaaattattttgttatttagggAGCACTCCACACCAGAGGAGTACAAAGTACTCTAGGTTTTTCAGGGGAGTACCCTGCCAAGAAGAGCACTCTTGGATAATGGATATTTTTGTGTCATTATCCTTGCCCCAAAGTTTACCCTCCACAGTTGAACTCTTCCTGAATAAATTTATCTATCTAGAGCAGTTTGGTGGCATGTTGATCATAAAGTTCATGGCCCGAAGAGCCAATCATAGGCACAAGACTTACAAAATATCAATCACCAAATAATTAAGTGCATTATCCATACAGAAATAGAAGTAAACTATAACTGCTTTTATTAGAGCATTTTGTCCTTTCACATtctgaaaaacataaaaaaaggtgCTTGGcatacagatttttttttattatttctgaactttttgttctaaatattcaaaatgaaaaatatttttaaatattcaaagtctagaactactaaaaaaaatcaatagaagGAAAACAAGATCAAGGGTGTCAAGAAAAATAACAGAGGATTAAAAAAGATGCCAGTCAAGCATcctagataaaatataaaaatggaaaatgtCAGAAGAATGTAACTAACCCTGAAGCCAAGCCCATACAACTAAATTACAGATGCATTTACATTTCACAAGAAATATCTCTGAAGCAAACTTACATGAATTATGAGAACTGGACAATTAACTTGCGGAATCTTGTCAATATTCTGCATATCAACACAAAGCAGCATCTTATTAGATTAAGAAATTCACATATATGATGAGAAATAAAAACAGCATATATACTACCTTATATATGTCAAACCAGTATGTACGCTTTACTGGATACATGACCCTTAAGCCAGAAAGTATGGGACTGTGCAGAACAACAGCTCTTAATTGAGGCAACCTAGCTGCAAGATCCAAAGTTGGGCCACTGCCAACAGATTGCCCATAAAGGATTATGTCTTCCTGCTTGGCACCATAACTTTCTTCTAGACACTTGTATGCTGCCTCAATATCTGAATATGTATTCTGCTCACTTGGCTACAGTACAAGCAAAACAATGTTCATCAGCATGAAAGTTTACAACTCTACTACTATCCAAAATTAAGCATAAGACGAATCACGACATGGCATGAACAAGCATTTCACATAAACACAAACCTTCCCTGATGACTGTCCGTACCCAGAATAGTCATACCTGCACAAAATCATAGATTGTCGTGAGAAAAACTCCCATTTCACACTCAATCTTTCTGGTTCAGCTCAATTAACAATATTCACTTTAACCAAATGCTCTGCTCTACAAATAAAGTACATGTAATCACAGATTTTTTTGCCACAAAGGGTAGTCCAGTATTAACAAAATAGAGCAATGTCACAAAACTAAAATAAGTTACCCTGCTTGTGTTGCTCTAATGTCATGATCAGGAACTTGAATTGCAAACACAATTATAAAGTAAGACTCTATTCGAATAAAATTCTGATAAACACTTATAGAAGAAAATAACAAGGTAAAACGGAATAAGCTTCTCTCACAAGTTAAATTTAACTTATGCACAAGTTAACTTGTAAAAAATCTCTTATTTAGCTTCCCTAAAAGcttattttaacttatgcataatCTAAAGTTAACTTATGGGagaaacttaatttattttatctttttaatttcttttcttgtaagtgcttatagaaaaaaatttcaaacaggACCAACTTTTCTCCTTATACTTATATAGAGAAACTTATCCAAACAAGATCTTAATTCTCTTATAAGCTTATACAAACAAAGTCTAACACATGCACAGAGATACGGTAAGTAAAGGTAATTGACTGACaccaattaaatataaaagcaCAACATTAAGGAGGTGATTTCTACATACGCAACGTAACCACGCGGTTAAAAGATTAAGAATAACGATTAACCGGTAGTATAGTTATTATAGTTATATTTACAAACCCAAATGAAACAAGACCAATCCTATTACTCACAAATCAGACATTCAAAGACCCAACAAAAACAATGGTTGGTATAACTGATAACAGCCCTTGTGTCCCTTAATCAAGTGGTTTAGGATACTGGTTAGTCCTAGGATATGGAATAAGTTGTGTTGGAATGGAAATATCTACTTTAACTGCACTCGGTTGTTGACAAAGATTAGCTACGGATTCCGACCCACAGGAACTATTTCATATCAATACTATgcttaggaa from Glycine soja cultivar W05 chromosome 16, ASM419377v2, whole genome shotgun sequence harbors:
- the LOC114391195 gene encoding alpha/beta hydrolase domain-containing protein 17B-like isoform X1 produces the protein MGGVTSSMAAKFAFFPPNPPSYKVVTDDMTGLLLLTPFPHRENVEIQKLPTRRGTEIVALYIRHPMATSTVLYSHGNAADLGQMYELFIQLSIHLRVNLMGYDYSGYGQSSGKPSEQNTYSDIEAAYKCLEESYGAKQEDIILYGQSVGSGPTLDLAARLPQLRAVVLHSPILSGLRVMYPVKRTYWFDIYKNIDKIPQVNCPVLIIHGTSDEVVDCSHGKQLWELCKEKYEPLWLKGGNHCDLELFPEYIRHLKKFITTVEKSPSQRYSFRRSTDQFEQPRKSTDIFEVSRKSTDRREKPRKSTDKPEKLKNLSNNSDMLEKLRMTFDHKERSRRSVDCHEKSRKSIDHQLEKARKSVDRLDRIRSG
- the LOC114391195 gene encoding alpha/beta hydrolase domain-containing protein 17C-like isoform X2, translated to MGGVTSSMAAKFAFFPPNPPSYKVVTDDMTGLLLLTPFPHRENVEIQKLPTRRGTEIVALYIRHPMATSTVLYSHGNAADLGQMYELFIQLSIHLRVNLMGYDYSGYGQSSGKPSEQNTYSDIEAAYKCLEESYGAKQEDIILYGQSVGSGPTLDLAARLPQLRAVVLHSPILSGLRVMYPVKRTYWFDIYKNIDKIPQVNCPVLIIHMKL